The following coding sequences are from one Triticum aestivum cultivar Chinese Spring chromosome 5A, IWGSC CS RefSeq v2.1, whole genome shotgun sequence window:
- the LOC123103991 gene encoding probable carboxylesterase 2, protein MATTIRSGVVAICAACAATRPRRRLPLDRTRRLPQLQRPSLSTTFLPQIRCQGVWRSTVRSASDTSGAPPVTAPGTSDAAAAGDEVLLEAPGSFRVYRSGKIDRLNDPTILPAGVDEATGVTSKDVVLDAGTGLSVRLYLPNKLQDASTKLPVVVYFHGGAFLIGSARDPTYHNYLNALAAAAGVLAVSVDYRLAPEHPLPAAYDDSWAALRWAASAQDGWIADHGDASKLFVAGDSAGANIAHEMLVRDGGPRIEGAVLLHPWFSGNTAIEGEPPAAARVTGLLWSYACRGSAVGGADDPRMNPLASPALERLACARMLVTTGLEDGLAARNRAYYEAVAASGWRGRAAWLELEGEGHVFFLGKLHCDNAKRLMDRVVAFIAEA, encoded by the coding sequence ATGGCCACCACCATCAGGAGCGGAGTCGTCGCCATCTGCGCTGCTTGCGCGGCCACCCGACCTCGCCGGCGGCTACCACTTGATCGAACAAGAAGGTTACCCCAACTCCAACGGCCTTCCTTGTCGACCACATTCTTGCCTCAAATAAGATGCCAGGGCGTGTGGCGATCGACAGTCCGTTCCGCCTCAGACACGAGTGGGGCTCCTCCGGTGACTGCCCCGGGGACATctgatgccgccgccgccggcgacgaggtGCTGCTAGAGGCGCCGGGGAGCTTCCGCGTCTACAGGAGCGGGAAGATAGACCGCCTCAACGACCCCACCATCCTGCCCGCCGGCGTCGACGAGGCCACCGGCGTCACCTCCAAGGACGTCGTCCTCGACGCGGGCACGGGCCTCTCCGTGCGCCTCTACCTCCCCAACAAGCTCCAGGACGCCTCCACGAAGCTCCCGGTCGTCGTCTACTTCCACGGCGGCGCCTTCCTCATCGGGTCGGCCCGCGACCCCACGTACCACAACTACCTCAACGCGCTCGCCGCCGCGGCCGGCGTCCTCGCGGTGTCCGTCGACTACCGCCTCGCCCCGGAGCACCCGCTCCCCGCCGCCTACGACGACTCCTGGGCCGCGCTCCGGTGGGCTGCCTCGGCGCAGGACGGCTGGATCGCCGACCACGGCGACGCCTCTAAGCTGTTCGTCGCGGGGGACAGCGCCGGCGCCAACATCGCGCACGAGATGCTCGTGAGGGACGGCGGACCGAGGATCGAGGGCGCGGTACTGCTGCACCCGTGGTTCAGCGGGAACACGGCGATCGAGGGGGAGCCCCCGGCCGCGGCCAGGGTGACCGGGCTCCTCTGGTCCTACGCGTGCCGCGGGTCGGCGGTGGGCGGCGCGGACGACCCGAGGATGAACCCGCTGGCGTCGCCGGCGCTGGAGAGGCTCGCGTGCGCGAGGATGCTGGTGACCACGGGGCTCGAGGACGGGCTGGCCGCGCGCAACCGCGCGTACTACGAGGCCGTGGCCGCGAGCGGGTGGCGCGGGAGGGCGGCTTGGCTGGAGCTGGAGGGGGAGGGCCACGTGTTCTTCCTTGGGAAGCTCCATTGCGACAACGCCAAGCGGCTCATGGACCGCGTCGTCGCGTTCATAGCCGAGGCATGA
- the LOC123103990 gene encoding receptor-like cytoplasmic kinase 176 isoform X1: MENESQHTSAMPRDFTFQLLKQITNDFSEDNRIGVGGYGVVYKGTLDSGEVIAVKKLYYKHPGLDSDKQFQNECTNLMRVRHQNIVRLVGYCHEIRHKCVEHNGKYVFAMVEDRALCFEYLEGGSLDKHLSDESCGFGWHTRYKIIKGICEGLNYLHNGSKESIFHLDLKPANILLDRNMMPKIGDFGLSRLFDSTETCSTKGIIGTPGYMPPEYINRFHITPKFDVFSLGVTIIKIMAGHQGYSKLADMSSQEFIQLVHEKWEKALQTTVLSHTSHGVKKCIEIALRCVEADRVKRPTIAEVVDELSKIDTAIIDELNEIDTARSSPIEQVTNLRSNQAFNPCVNSGTFSKGGGKDGKMISSCSSQAIRASSDSVLLSADIKCQILPSASVKIFSYDNLRLATRKFRANTLLGEGGFGRVYKGWIDENTLSPCKPGTGIIVAVKRLSQESLQGHQEWLAAEVNYLGHLSHPNLVKLFGYCLEDEHRLLVYEFIPRGSLDNHLYRRGPCQPLSWNLRMKVALGAAKALAYLHCAETNIIFRDFGSSHILLDRDYTAKLAGFGLAVNGPVGEESHLTTRVVGTHGYAAPEYIATGHLTQKCDIYCFGVLLLEMLSGLRVLDPNRPAGEQHLVDWARPYLEHKHKIRCVIDANLGGIYSFSAAQKIAALALECVCLDPKKRPTMDAAVSVLEGVQEDEEPEAAEHQESGKKVTASASRKNGKSRWNIFGGGRS; the protein is encoded by the exons ATGGAGAACGAGTCGCAGCACACAAGTGCGATGCCAAGGGATTTTACATTCCAATTGTTAAAGCAAATTACAAATGATTTTTCTGAGGACAACAGAATTGGTGTTGGCGGGTACGGAGTAGTCTACAAG GGAACGCTTGACAGTGGTGAAGTGATTGCTGTGAAGAAACTTTATTACAAGCATCCAGGACTTGACAGCGACAAGCAATTTCAGAATGAGTGTACTAACCTTATGAGGGTTCGTCATCAAAATATAGTAAGGTTAGTTGGCTACTGCCATGAAATACGTCATAAATGCGTAGAGCACAATGGGAAATATGTTTTTGCTATGGTGGAAGATAGAGCTCTCTGCTTCGAATACTTGGAGGGTGGAAGCCTTGACAAACATCTCTCGG ACGAATCCTGCGGATTTGGTTGGCACACGCGTTACAAAATCATTAAAGGAATTTGTGAGGGATTAAATTACCTTCATAATGGATCAAAAGAGTCGATTTTCCATCTGGACTTGAAACCAGCCAATATATTGCTGGATAGGAATATGATGCCAAAGATAGGAGATTTTGGTTTGTCCAGACTCTTTGATTCAACAGAAACCTGTTCCACAAAAGGAATTATAGGAACACC TGGATACATGCCACCAGAATACATCAATAGGTTCCACATCACACCAAAGTTTGACGTATTCAGTTTGGGCGTTACAATTATAAAAATAATGGCAGGACACCAGGGCTACTCCAAATTGGCGGATATGTCTTCCCAAGAAtttattcaactt GTACATGAAAAGTGGGAAAAGGCATTGCAGACAACTGTGTTGTCGCATACATCACATGGAGTTAAGAAATGCATTGAAATAGCATTAAGATGTGTGGAGGCTGACCGAGTGAAAAGACCTACTATAGCTGAGGTTGTGGATGAATTGAGTAAGATTGATACTGCCATTATCGATGAATTAAATGAGATTGATACAGCCAGAAGTTCACCAATAGAGCAG GTAACCAACTTACGAAGCAATCAGGCCTTCAACCCATGTGTGAACTCAG GAACGTTCTCAAAAGGTGGTGGTAAAGATGGGAAAATGATTAGTTCCTGCAGCAGTCAAGCCATTCGAGCCTCTTCGGATTCAGTGCTTCTAAGTGCGGATATTAAATGCCAGATCTTGCCATCAGCCAGTGTTAAAATCTTCAGTTATGATAATCTCAGGTTAGCCACAAGGAAGTTCCGCGCTAACACTCTGCTCGGTGAAGGAGGATTTGGACGTGTATATAAAGGATGGATTGATGAGAACACATTGTCACCTTGCAAACCTGGCACTGGTATAATTGTTGCAGTGAAAAGATTAAGCCAGGAGAGTTTGCAAGGGCACCAAGAGTGGTTG GCGGCAGAAGTTAATTACCTAGGTCACCTTTCCCACCCCAACCTTGTGAAGTTATTTGGGTACTGCTTAGAGGATGAGCACCGGCTACTAGTATATGAGTTCATACCACGTGGGAGCTTGGACAATCATCTTTATAGGA GAGGCCCATGTCAACCTCTTTCATGGAACCTGAGAATGAAAGTTGCACTTGGAGCTGCAAAAGCACTAGCTTACCTTCACTGTGCAGAGACAAATATCATTTTTAGAGATTTTGGGAGTTCCCATATTCTACTTGACAGA GACTATACTGCGAAGCTCGCTGGTTTTGGACTGGCAGTTAATGGTCCTGTTGGTGAGGAGAGTCATTTAACCACAAGGGTTGTGGGGACACATGGTTATGCAGCTCCAGAATACATTGCAACAG GCCATCTTACACAGAAGTGTGACATCTATTGCTTTGGAGTATTACTTCTGGAGATGTTGTCAGGTCTCCGCGTCCTTGACCCGAACCGGCCAGCAGGGGAGCAGCATCTTGTGGACTGGGCCAGACCATATCTCGAACATAAGCACAAGATACGCTGTGTCATAGATGCCAATCTAGGTGGTATTTACTCGTTCAGTGCCGCACAGAAAATCGCTGCCCTTGCCCTCGAGTGCGTTTGCTTGGACCCCAAAAAGAGGCCGACCATGGATGCGGCGGTCTCTGTCCTTGAAGGTGTTCAGGAAGACGAGGAACCAGAAGCAGCGGAGCACCAGGAATCAGGCAAAAAGGTCACTGCGAGTGCAAGCAGGAAGAACGGCAAATCTCGCTGGAATATCTTCGGAGGGGGGCGGTCGTGA
- the LOC123103990 gene encoding receptor-like cytoplasmic kinase 176 isoform X2 produces the protein MMPKIGDFGLSRLFDSTETCSTKGIIGTPGYMPPEYINRFHITPKFDVFSLGVTIIKIMAGHQGYSKLADMSSQEFIQLVHEKWEKALQTTVLSHTSHGVKKCIEIALRCVEADRVKRPTIAEVVDELSKIDTAIIDELNEIDTARSSPIEQVTNLRSNQAFNPCVNSGTFSKGGGKDGKMISSCSSQAIRASSDSVLLSADIKCQILPSASVKIFSYDNLRLATRKFRANTLLGEGGFGRVYKGWIDENTLSPCKPGTGIIVAVKRLSQESLQGHQEWLAAEVNYLGHLSHPNLVKLFGYCLEDEHRLLVYEFIPRGSLDNHLYRRGPCQPLSWNLRMKVALGAAKALAYLHCAETNIIFRDFGSSHILLDRDYTAKLAGFGLAVNGPVGEESHLTTRVVGTHGYAAPEYIATGHLTQKCDIYCFGVLLLEMLSGLRVLDPNRPAGEQHLVDWARPYLEHKHKIRCVIDANLGGIYSFSAAQKIAALALECVCLDPKKRPTMDAAVSVLEGVQEDEEPEAAEHQESGKKVTASASRKNGKSRWNIFGGGRS, from the exons ATGATGCCAAAGATAGGAGATTTTGGTTTGTCCAGACTCTTTGATTCAACAGAAACCTGTTCCACAAAAGGAATTATAGGAACACC TGGATACATGCCACCAGAATACATCAATAGGTTCCACATCACACCAAAGTTTGACGTATTCAGTTTGGGCGTTACAATTATAAAAATAATGGCAGGACACCAGGGCTACTCCAAATTGGCGGATATGTCTTCCCAAGAAtttattcaactt GTACATGAAAAGTGGGAAAAGGCATTGCAGACAACTGTGTTGTCGCATACATCACATGGAGTTAAGAAATGCATTGAAATAGCATTAAGATGTGTGGAGGCTGACCGAGTGAAAAGACCTACTATAGCTGAGGTTGTGGATGAATTGAGTAAGATTGATACTGCCATTATCGATGAATTAAATGAGATTGATACAGCCAGAAGTTCACCAATAGAGCAG GTAACCAACTTACGAAGCAATCAGGCCTTCAACCCATGTGTGAACTCAG GAACGTTCTCAAAAGGTGGTGGTAAAGATGGGAAAATGATTAGTTCCTGCAGCAGTCAAGCCATTCGAGCCTCTTCGGATTCAGTGCTTCTAAGTGCGGATATTAAATGCCAGATCTTGCCATCAGCCAGTGTTAAAATCTTCAGTTATGATAATCTCAGGTTAGCCACAAGGAAGTTCCGCGCTAACACTCTGCTCGGTGAAGGAGGATTTGGACGTGTATATAAAGGATGGATTGATGAGAACACATTGTCACCTTGCAAACCTGGCACTGGTATAATTGTTGCAGTGAAAAGATTAAGCCAGGAGAGTTTGCAAGGGCACCAAGAGTGGTTG GCGGCAGAAGTTAATTACCTAGGTCACCTTTCCCACCCCAACCTTGTGAAGTTATTTGGGTACTGCTTAGAGGATGAGCACCGGCTACTAGTATATGAGTTCATACCACGTGGGAGCTTGGACAATCATCTTTATAGGA GAGGCCCATGTCAACCTCTTTCATGGAACCTGAGAATGAAAGTTGCACTTGGAGCTGCAAAAGCACTAGCTTACCTTCACTGTGCAGAGACAAATATCATTTTTAGAGATTTTGGGAGTTCCCATATTCTACTTGACAGA GACTATACTGCGAAGCTCGCTGGTTTTGGACTGGCAGTTAATGGTCCTGTTGGTGAGGAGAGTCATTTAACCACAAGGGTTGTGGGGACACATGGTTATGCAGCTCCAGAATACATTGCAACAG GCCATCTTACACAGAAGTGTGACATCTATTGCTTTGGAGTATTACTTCTGGAGATGTTGTCAGGTCTCCGCGTCCTTGACCCGAACCGGCCAGCAGGGGAGCAGCATCTTGTGGACTGGGCCAGACCATATCTCGAACATAAGCACAAGATACGCTGTGTCATAGATGCCAATCTAGGTGGTATTTACTCGTTCAGTGCCGCACAGAAAATCGCTGCCCTTGCCCTCGAGTGCGTTTGCTTGGACCCCAAAAAGAGGCCGACCATGGATGCGGCGGTCTCTGTCCTTGAAGGTGTTCAGGAAGACGAGGAACCAGAAGCAGCGGAGCACCAGGAATCAGGCAAAAAGGTCACTGCGAGTGCAAGCAGGAAGAACGGCAAATCTCGCTGGAATATCTTCGGAGGGGGGCGGTCGTGA